The following coding sequences lie in one Planktothrix sp. FACHB-1365 genomic window:
- the mazF gene encoding endoribonuclease MazF yields MNSDNPQLYIPRQGDIIWIDFIPQIGREQAGRRPAIVISKTTYNRRVGLALVCPITSRVKGYPFEVAIPEGLAVSGVVLADQIKSFDWQARQADFACKIPPEVLIEVVAKLMNLLPEIEI; encoded by the coding sequence ATGAATTCTGATAATCCTCAGTTGTATATTCCCCGTCAAGGTGATATCATTTGGATTGACTTTATTCCGCAAATCGGCAGAGAACAGGCAGGTCGCCGTCCAGCTATTGTTATCTCAAAAACAACATATAATCGCCGAGTTGGACTAGCTTTAGTCTGTCCAATTACTAGCCGAGTAAAAGGTTATCCTTTTGAAGTAGCAATTCCAGAAGGATTGGCAGTATCAGGAGTTGTTTTAGCCGATCAAATTAAATCCTTTGATTGGCAAGCAAGGCAAGCAGATTTTGCTTGTAAAATACCTCCAGAAGTCCTAATTGAAGTAGTTGCTAAATTAATGAACCTATTACCCGAAATAGAGATTTAG